The DNA segment TGAGGCTGGATGGCCAGGATACAGCCCAGTGTTTCCTTTAGGATTTcttttagcagtgggggcaggtctgtccccCCCCGAAACaaagttctaaccctaaccctatatttcggagcaggttaatgtaatagtctaatagctaatgtaatattgcatcgtcctatttcccctaaagcaataaagttaggcttcttaaagacaccttccactcaaagtatgttctaaatgatgccaattaataattgcaAAACAACTTATAGTAAATGGTCAGTAGGCTAGCCTAtagattaaggtaggccactcgaaagcatgtacactgtctgcttcatttgatcttgataggctaagcattctgtagcaaataataacaataaacccactatttattaaccctcgtgctgccttcgggtcacatgacccaaaggttcataacgaaccattgttgtgtttacccaattttacccaatacaaaaacaaataaaaattattttcttttaaccattccaatgtggggggtctgagacagcccgacagttaaaagaaaatgcttcactttgtttttgtatgaggtaaatttgtcgcaatacgacggtgggtcacaatgactgatgggtcagaatgacccgaagataacacaagggttaattaaaactacttcagcataataattcacctaaaatacaaatgtgagcaaaggcagcaatcgctatcgaatcaacagacatgtgcaatttagctagcaggggaagaatacaaactatgaaaatcaccagttaacttaatttaaatttgcaagaactatagactaatacaataacaggcttaagtgaactgacaacataagttatatgactacagttctcaaggacgcacacacgcaatctcaactgcggtgtgaagcgcgtgtccgtgctattctccgacatgcactctaacaatttctgataccgtggcggcagaaatttagcggTCCGCCACGGctaaatcaacatagaggaaacactgcagacTCTCTGAAACCTGCTAGACTGAACCACTAACTAGCCTGCTCTTTGTCGccccctgtcacacacagacacactcacagtcacagCAGGGTCCAGCATGGCCCGACACCACTGCTGTGCCTCCAGGGTACAGGGACGCATGGTCTCTGTTCTTCCATGGTAGAACCTACGAGTCGTTGCTGTTTCGTAACAACTTcctggtctggagagagaagaggagagagaggagaggagaagggagaagaagagaggacaggaggcgtAAGTTCAAGTTCAGGATTCAAGCCCTACAGGCGCATTGGAAATCTTAGGTAGTGCAGATGGATGATCAAGGTCATCATATGTTGACAGTGGGAATGTTGGGTGGGTAGTCAGCTGTACCTGCCATGCAGCTTGTAGTAGGCTAACTGCAGGGCCAGCTGCACGAAGGTGTCTGGGTGGAGCTTCCTCTGCTTGATGGCTGCCTTTCCAAACGAGGTGAAGGCACAGCACACCACCTGCAGCTGGGCTGCCTGAGaaagcagaaacacacaggctggagtgtgtgtgtgtgtgtgagagagaaacacacaggctggagtgtgtgtgcgtgtgcgtgtgtgtgtgtgtgtgtgtgtgtgtgtgtgtgtgtgtgagagagaaacacacaggctggagtgtgtgtgtgtgtgagagaaacacacaggctggagtgtgtgtgtgtgtgtgagagagaaacacacaggctggagtgtgtgtgtgagagaaacacacaagctggagggtggagggaatgtgtgtgtttatgatgcaCTTAACAAGTGAAGTTACATGCATATCCTACATGATTCTGAATGTGTTCACAGAGGATTCAACAGGACAGTTAGGATCTCTGTTCCATAGTGTGGTGGATGTTTGGATGAAGTATGACTACAGTATGCCTACAGTATGCTACAGTATGACTACAGTATGCCTACAGTATGACTACAGTATGCTACAGTATGCTACAGTATGACTACAGCATGCTACAGTATGCTACAGTATGACTCCAGTATGACTCCAGTATGACTACAGTATGCTAAAATGACTTAATGTAGTAGTAATGTAGTAATGTTTTCATGTCTCACAGTTTCCAGGTATTGCTGTTTGGCGTGCTTGATGTCCCTCCTGACTCTGTCGTCCACAGTGAACACCAGCTCCTCTGGAAGGGTCATGAGCCTCACCTGCGCTGTGCCCTGGAAACCCCCACAGAGTTTACAGTAAGCACTCCACAcaggaccagcctcacctgcgcTGTGCCCTCTCTAAGCCTAACCCTAGCACTCCACAcaggaccagcctcacctgcgctgtgccctctctaaccctaaccctagcactCCACAcaggaccagcctcacctgcgctgtgccctctctaaccctaaccctagcactCCACAcaggaccagcctcacctgcgctgtgccctctctaaccctaaccctagcactCCACAcaggaccagcctcacctgcgctgtgccctctctaaccctaaccctagcactCCACACAGGACCAGAGGAACACGTCTACAGAGCCAGCATGGCTGCTCACCTTCCAGCTGCCGTCTGTAGCTTTGATCTGCTGATCCAGGTGGTAACAGTGAGTCACCAGCACCATGGCGTCAAATGGAGCGTGCtgaaacccacacacacgtaccgttACCAGGGTGTTTGTTTGCGTTTAATTCATCTTCAACTGGCAACTTATGCATttcccacacacgcacccctgcccccacacacacacacccctgcccacacacacacacacacacagactcacgtcACAGTGGGATCCAAAGGTCCCGTCAGCAAAGCACAGCAGGTTGTAGGACTTGTCTCCCCAGCGACTAGCAGGGTCACCAGTTAGGGTCTGCAGGGTCAGCTGCAGGGTCAAAGGTTACAGTATCAAAATATAACCACACTAAAATTCACACACTGGCACAtaccagtttgtgtgtgtatcggtctgtgtgtgtgtgtgattggccaGTACCGGTGTATAGTTTTCCGCAGTTGGGTAGGGTTTGGCATCATCCAGAGAGATCACAAACAGGCTGCTCTGGATGGTCTCCAGGATGGTCTTATTGACtgggtctaaaccaatcagatacTCCCGGGTCTggccagagaggaagaggaacagcTCTTAGCGTGGAAAGTGAGGATGTGGTCATCTCCCTGCTGCGGATGAGCTGTCCTTACCCTGGCCCAGCTCGTCCGCtcctctgaggtgagagcgGAAACTccgtctccatctccctctccctcacaacaCTGCTTCACATGGCTGagctggctacacacacacacacacacgcacacacacacacgcacacacacacacacacacacacagagagaacaaaGTTAGACATTGGACTGTACAGGATTGTAATCCTTGTGTACATGAGCTTCAGTGCAGCTTGTGGTGTGGGGAGGTACCGGAGTATCTCAGGGGGGGTGAGCATCTGTCCGTCACACAGAGCGTCGAACGTGAAGATGCGTCCTCGACACATCACCACCACGTGGGAGGGACACGGCCCTTCACTCTCTGGAAGCAGGACGCAGGGACGGGGTGGGTgagaccatagatatatataaacactagatgtcttacggcggagtctagaacgtccgcacatggcggccatcttgctacagtcaactcgctcacccataacattgtgttgaatctacattacattacatttagtcatttagcagacgcccagagcgacttacagtaagtacagggacattcccccgaggcaagtagggtgaagtgccttgcccaaggacacaacgtcagttggcatgaccgggaatcgagctggaaaccttcggattactatctcgattccctcaccgctcagccacctgactccctgaatctacatgtactttctattctattttttaaaaaaaataacataattattcataagtatgcagtggcataccgacatctctgacgttgataacaaaccaaaccgtttcaaaatcggttgaaaattgagcaagttatggtcatttaaaaagtacatgtagcatcaacacaatgttatgggtgagcgagttgactgtagcaagatggccgccatgtgcggacgttcgactccgttgtccggcaacgtggacgagacatctagtgtttatatatatctatgggtgaGACACTGTTCCAACCAGCCAATCCCGTAAaacaacgagtgtgtgtgtatgtgaggatcTCCTACCGGTCTTAAAGTAGTTTAAGATGGTGTCTTTGACTACGCCGGGAACTTTGCAGGTACAGAACAGCATTCTGAATTGGTCCATATCATAAGGAACATTCGCAGCTCTCTGGGTCGGCAGCCTCTCTCTGAGGAACACAAACAAGAGCACACTGGGTCTGACTTGGGGCCCCACAGTAATGCAATACACCAGGAAGTGACGCAATACACCAGGAAGTGATGCAATACACCAGGAATTGACGCAATACACCAGGAAGTGACACAATACACCAGGAAGTGACGCAATACACCAGGAAGTGACGCAATACACCAGGAAGTGACGCAATAAACCAGGAAGTCCCAGGAGGCACAGAGCCATCAGAGCTGGGGTCACTTGCCAACAGCCCAACAGACACTGGGATAACAAGAAGCCAGAGACAATCCATAGATATTTACCAGCAATTATCCAGAACTGTCTCCCCTTCCCTGACAGCAGAGGGAACAgccttgtctgtgtgtctgtgtgtgtttcttacgTCCGGATCAAGTTCCAGTATTGTAGAGTGTGCCATAAGGTGATGCTGGTCCTGTGCAGCTGGGCTCCCTCCGCAGGGGGCCAGCAGTGCTCCAGGTACGGGGCCGGGCCTCCGAAGttcacgttcagctgggagggcATTCTCAGCTCCAGATATGCAGAGTCCAACCACCACTCCTCCAACTGGGGGAGCAGAAACACTGTCTATGGATGTATTTCAAGTAGCCTAGAGTAATACAACTGTACAAACCAAATTTTGTGTTTGTAGTTTTGTTGTTCTTGATTGCACAAGTCAACTGATATTTGATTCCGTAAGATATACTCAATATTTTGGATGAACAAGTCTTACTTTGGATAGATATTTTTGAGCAAGGAATGTAAAACCTCATGAATGAGTACCCAGTTTCTCTTCATCTTGGCTCTCAGCAGCAGCTTCTGGTGCAGCTCCTTGCCAATCCCCTCCCCAAACCTCCCCACGATGCCCGCTGTGGTCTGGTACTCCTCTGGAGACGCAAACGGACGAACTAAAGAATAGTAAATAAATAGACCGCGTTTGGTGCATTGTAGTGATGAACTTTACCTACTTAGGCATAACAGACAACCACACTTCTCTTACCTGCATCCAGGTACTTAGCGAGGCTGTCTTCAAGGGTCGGGACAGGTAAGGAAGGTAGACCGCTCTGATACTGAAACGTCCGCTCAGCGGGGGACCCGGAGACTTGGTTAGCCATTTCTACAAACGAGCGAAAGATTCCCCAAATCTTCATCATCTTTGATGGTCTAATGTTCATAAGACCTACCTTTACAATTAGCTAAGTCAATTGCAATATTTACGTATTTAAACCTTAGTCTTTTCAACATCAAAGCACTTTACCAAGCTAAACACATATTAATTAGAATAATATTAAATAGAAGCTACAAAGAGGGAAAGCTAAAACAATTACCAAAATCAGCGACCTAAAAGTTTTATGACATTTTGCTTGTCTTCTCGCAAAAGTGAATACTCGTTTCTTTGTCAGTGAGCAAGTTTATCTTGACCCAAAGATCAAATTCCACTCTTATCAAAAACCCAGCTAATACTTTCAAAACAGGCCAGTGCTGCAGGGCAGAACCGGATTATCTCTCAGTCGCCGACAAAAACTAAACTAACGTTTAAAAACCAAACCTGCATCCTTTAGACAAACTGCAATGTAAAAGAGCACTTGTCGCATTGTCGATtttcttcaaataggcagttaTGAGCTATAGTTTCAATGCCCGCTAGTTACGTACTATTGCCAACCAACATGAGACGCTAGCTAAATAAGTGGCTGATAAAATTAAGTGAACTGACCGTAGCGTTATAAAGTACAGATCGTATATGCTCAGTCGACTATGCACTGTAGTTGTAGCTCGACACTCACAGATGTATGGATCCTTGCTTGGTGCCTGTCCGATGTTGTTGAGTGACTGACTGCACCACTCGTCACCTTTCCTCCAGTGGGCCAACTTCCAAAACCGGAACACATGACAGTACGCATGCGTACAATATTGAACAGCCTGGTCTTTACTGCATCCGCTGCCCCTTGGTCACATTTaatcaaaacatgttttcaaaAGTATTTCCTGGAATGCAGTGATAAGCTACACAAATTGAACCTTAATGTAATGAATGATAAACAGTCATGTCTATTGTACAAATAGGTATACAAATGTTCATCTCATAACTGTTAGTGTTTTCTACAGGCAAACAGAGCTGTCTGCATTTCGACAGGGGACTATACCTTAGCTTAGCTGATGATTATCTAGCATAAGTAAACATAAGTTTAGCTTGTTAAACAACATCACATTAATCACATTGTAATGGCATCGGTGAATGAATACTGTTCACATGCATTATTGCGTCCAAGAAACCTGTCTGCACATCGACTGGGCATCTACCTTAGTTTCCCTCTACCCCTTCCTTTCCTTGTTCGTTTACTGGGAACACTCTCCTCATCTGGATCAAAATCAGAGTCATCATTCA comes from the Osmerus eperlanus chromosome 7, fOsmEpe2.1, whole genome shotgun sequence genome and includes:
- the crot gene encoding peroxisomal carnitine O-octanoyltransferase isoform X2 — protein: MANQVSGSPAERTFQYQSGLPSLPVPTLEDSLAKYLDAVRPFASPEEYQTTAGIVGRFGEGIGKELHQKLLLRAKMKRNWLEEWWLDSAYLELRMPSQLNVNFGGPAPYLEHCWPPAEGAQLHRTSITLWHTLQYWNLIRTERLPTQRAANVPYDMDQFRMLFCTCKVPGVVKDTILNYFKTESEGPCPSHVVVMCRGRIFTFDALCDGQMLTPPEILRQLSHVKQCCEGEGDGDGVSALTSEERTSWARTREYLIGLDPVNKTILETIQSSLFVISLDDAKPYPTAENYTPLTLQTLTGDPASRWGDKSYNLLCFADGTFGSHCDHAPFDAMVLVTHCYHLDQQIKATDGSWKGTAQVRLMTLPEELVFTVDDRVRRDIKHAKQQYLETAAQLQVVCCAFTSFGKAAIKQRKLHPDTFVQLALQLAYYKLHGRPGSCYETATTRRFYHGRTETMRPCTLEAQQWCRAMLDPAVTDSARRRALGLAFNKHNSLMADAQNGKGFDRHLLGLCLIAREEGLPTPDLFTDPLYAKSGGGGNFVLSTSLVGYTTVMGAVAPMVHQGYGFFYQIRDDRILASCTAWKSFPETDAETMFHTVCVSMHEILQLATTAQL
- the crot gene encoding peroxisomal carnitine O-octanoyltransferase isoform X3 translates to MPSQLNVNFGGPAPYLEHCWPPAEGAQLHRTSITLWHTLQYWNLIRTERLPTQRAANVPYDMDQFRMLFCTCKVPGVVKDTILNYFKTESEGPCPSHVVVMCRGRIFTFDALCDGQMLTPPEILRQLSHVKQCCEGEGDGDGVSALTSEERTSWARTREYLIGLDPVNKTILETIQSSLFVISLDDAKPYPTAENYTPLTLQTLTGDPASRWGDKSYNLLCFADGTFGSHCDHAPFDAMVLVTHCYHLDQQIKATDGSWKGTAQVRLMTLPEELVFTVDDRVRRDIKHAKQQYLETAAQLQVVCCAFTSFGKAAIKQRKLHPDTFVQLALQLAYYKLHGRPGSCYETATTRRFYHGRTETMRPCTLEAQQWCRAMLDPAVTDSARRRALGLAFNKHNSLMADAQNGKGFDRHLLGLCLIAREEGLPTPDLFTDPLYAKSGGGGNFVLSTSLVGYTTVMGAVAPMVHQGYGFFYQIRDDRILASCTAWKSFPETDAETMFHTVCVSMHEILQLATTAQL
- the crot gene encoding peroxisomal carnitine O-octanoyltransferase isoform X4; translation: MANQVSGSPAERTFQYQSGLPSLPVPTLEDSLAKYLDAVRPFASPEEYQTTAGIVGRFGEGIGKELHQKLLLRAKMKRNWVLIHEVLHSLLKNIYPNWRSGGWTLHIWS